From Pongo pygmaeus isolate AG05252 chromosome 1, NHGRI_mPonPyg2-v2.0_pri, whole genome shotgun sequence, one genomic window encodes:
- the LOC129015356 gene encoding uncharacterized protein LOC129015356: MGDVAFPPGEKVSLQSLDTRWREAPLPGARRLLLRPGSARRLLGPARPLPTRYSQSFFTHLSRLPPASASSSSPARGKDLASSLTLGEGVGCKSPNSSRTQTLRWEGTPCLAASLGTAGPAEWTRAQDSSLLLEGLGPVAHRAGHVGISPTAPHRTGGIILQGPLLPMKETWEMLPGKPGIWALDHFGVNLPSAHPSFGGSWGEEKCSRTMRFAASQGKLDLNGYQRSGASSWRKVARGLLLQGGLRSTAPSLSLSYPTASSIPAG, from the coding sequence ATGGGAGACGTCGCTTTCCCACCAGGCGAGAAGGTCTCCCTACAGTCTTTGGACACAAGATGGAGGGAGGCACCCCTTCCAGGAGCAAGGCGGCTGCTCCTGAGGCCTGGCTCCGCACGGAGGCTCCTGGGTCCCGCGCGCCCTCTCCCTACCCGCTATAGCCAGAGCTTCTTCACACATCTCAGCCGGcttcctcccgcctctgcctcctcttcctccccagctCGTGGGAAAGACCTAGCCTCCTCTCTAACACTTGGAGAGGGAGTTGGATGTAAGTCTCCTAACTCCAGTAGGACACAGACCCTGAGGTGGGAGGGGACCCCTTGCCTTGCTGCTTCTCTTGGCACCGCGGGTCCAGCGGAATGGACCCGGGCCCAGGACTCCTCGCTCCTCCTGGAAGGCCTGGGTCCCGTAGCCCACAGAGCTGGCCACGTGGGCATCTCCCCCACTGCTCCTCATAGAACCGGAGGCATTATCCTGCAGGGCCCACTCTTACCCATGAAAGAAACTTGGGAAATGCTCCCAGGGAAGCCGGGGATCTGGGCGCTTGACCACTTCGGCGTGAATCTTCCGTCCGCTCATCCTTCCTTCGGAGGGTCTTGGGGAGAGGAGAAATGCTCGAGGACGATGCGCTTTGCAGCGTCTCAAGGGAAACTAGATCTCAACGGATACCAGAGGTCTGGAGCGTCTTCCTGGAGAAAGGTGGCCCGAGGCCTGCTGTTGCAGGGAGGCTTGCGGAGCACAGCGCCCTCTCTCAGCCTGAGCTATCCAACGGCTTCCAGCATCCCAGCTGGCtga
- the LOC129015450 gene encoding alpha-endosulfine-like: protein MSQKQEEENPAEETGEEKQDTQEKEGILPDRAEEAKLKAKYPSLGQKPGGSDFLMKRLQKGVWGIVSYPLSLEPKGVLGMKSVEVLLDPFLEVLLLNRSRGEFEI, encoded by the coding sequence ATGTCCCAGAAACAAGAAGAAGAGAACCCTGCGGAGGAGACCGGCGAGGAGAAGCAGGACACGCAGGAGAAAGAAGGTATTCTCCCTGACAGAGCTGAAGAGGCAAAGCTAAAGGCCAAATACCCAAGCCTAGGACAAAAGCCTGGAGGCTCCGACTTCCTCATGAAGAGACTCCAGAAAGGGGTATGGGGCATAGTCTCTTACCCTCTTTCTTTGGAGCCAAAGGGGGTTCTTGGAATGAAGTCTGTAGAGGTTCTACTGGATCCTTTTCTGGAGGTTTTGTTGTTGAACAGAAGTAGAGGcgaatttgaaatttga